In uncultured Bacteroides sp., the following proteins share a genomic window:
- the ltrA gene encoding group II intron reverse transcriptase/maturase, whose translation MKANHGSSGIDGVSISDFEKNLKDNLYKIWNRMSSGCYFPPSVKLVEIPKPNVGKRPLGIPTVGDRVAQMAAVMIVEPQTEPCFHENSYAYRPKRSAHDAIAKARERCWKYDWVLDMDISKFFDTIDHELLMKAVRLHTDSQWVLLNIERWLKVPYELKNGSRIERDKGVPQGSVIGPVLANLFLHNVFDMWMNRYHSNVPFERYADDTICHCSTRAQAEALKVSVQQRFAECKLALNEDKTRIVYCKDNRRKENHEVISFDFLGYTFRPRKAVDKNGISFTGYLPAISNKSMKRIREKIRSWQLKRHTFHKLETIAEKINPVLRGWIIYYGKFYPTRLKIFLEEVNRLLARWVMAKYKRYRGKLCRAFYWLGNISEKEKSLFYHWTWGVTPT comes from the coding sequence GTGAAAGCAAACCATGGGAGTTCGGGAATAGATGGTGTATCGATTAGTGATTTTGAGAAGAATCTCAAAGACAATCTTTATAAAATCTGGAACCGCATGAGTTCGGGCTGTTACTTCCCTCCGTCGGTAAAACTGGTAGAAATACCAAAGCCGAATGTAGGCAAGCGTCCGTTAGGTATACCAACCGTTGGAGACAGAGTAGCTCAAATGGCAGCTGTTATGATTGTTGAGCCGCAAACAGAGCCTTGTTTTCATGAGAATTCGTATGCCTATCGACCAAAGCGTTCCGCACACGATGCTATCGCCAAAGCCCGTGAGCGTTGCTGGAAGTATGACTGGGTGTTAGACATGGATATAAGCAAGTTCTTTGATACGATTGACCATGAGTTGTTGATGAAAGCTGTTAGATTACACACTGATTCTCAGTGGGTATTGCTTAACATTGAACGATGGTTGAAAGTACCTTATGAACTTAAAAATGGTAGTCGGATAGAGCGAGACAAAGGTGTTCCGCAAGGTTCAGTTATCGGTCCCGTTCTGGCCAACTTGTTTCTGCATAATGTCTTCGACATGTGGATGAACAGATATCATTCGAATGTTCCTTTTGAACGTTATGCGGATGATACTATCTGTCATTGTTCTACAAGAGCCCAGGCCGAAGCACTGAAAGTCTCCGTTCAACAAAGATTTGCCGAATGCAAATTAGCCTTGAATGAAGATAAAACAAGGATTGTTTACTGTAAAGACAACCGTAGGAAAGAGAACCATGAAGTTATTTCGTTTGATTTCCTAGGATATACCTTTCGTCCCCGCAAAGCGGTGGATAAGAACGGTATATCATTTACAGGCTATCTGCCTGCAATCAGCAACAAATCAATGAAACGTATTCGTGAAAAGATACGTAGTTGGCAGCTTAAGAGACACACGTTTCATAAGTTAGAAACAATTGCAGAAAAGATTAATCCAGTGCTTCGTGGATGGATAATCTATTATGGGAAGTTCTATCCAACCCGACTCAAAATCTTTTTAGAAGAAGTGAATCGACTCTTAGCCAGATGGGTAATGGCCAAATATAAGCGCTATCGGGGAAAACTGTGTCGTGCTTTTTACTGGTTGGGGAACATCTCTGAAAAGGAGAAAAGCCTATTCTATCATTGGACATGGGGTGTTACACCGACCTAG